One genomic region from Pseudomonas hormoni encodes:
- a CDS encoding RidA family protein, whose protein sequence is MSITRYGTGSTAAGGQPRPFARAVEADGWLHVSGQVPAVDGEIIAGGIVEQTHQTMKNLIAILEEAGYGLEDVVRAGVWLEDPRDFTSFNKVFSEYFKPEHAPARACVQANMMVDCKVEIDCIAYKKKA, encoded by the coding sequence ATGAGCATTACTCGTTACGGCACCGGCAGCACCGCCGCTGGCGGTCAGCCTCGCCCTTTCGCCCGCGCCGTTGAAGCCGATGGCTGGCTGCACGTTTCCGGGCAGGTGCCGGCGGTGGACGGCGAGATCATTGCTGGCGGCATCGTCGAGCAGACCCACCAGACCATGAAGAACCTGATCGCGATTCTCGAAGAGGCCGGTTATGGCCTGGAAGACGTGGTGCGTGCTGGCGTGTGGCTGGAGGATCCGCGGGATTTCACCAGTTTCAACAAGGTCTTCTCCGAGTACTTCAAACCCGAGCACGCCCCGGCCCGGGCCTGCGTGCAGGCGAACATGATGGTTGATTGCAAGGTTGAGATCGACTGCATCGCGTACAAGAAAAAGGCCTGA
- the wecB gene encoding non-hydrolyzing UDP-N-acetylglucosamine 2-epimerase, with protein sequence MSFKVMMVFGTRPEAIKMAPLARVLRQWPGVDLNICSTGQHREMLKQVLDSFELAVDQDLQVMTQGQTLNGLSQQLLIHLDQAYERIKPDIVLVHGDTTTSFIAALAAFNRHLPIGHVEAGLRTGNLRSPWPEEANRRLTGVIADLHFTPTTKGEANLLREGVPNADIEVTGNTVIDALLWMRTHQQDIHWHPAADSPLAVLDDTRRMVLITGHRRESFGGGFRNICLALADLAHRYPNVQFVYPVHLNPQVQNAVYSVLADTSNIYLVAPQDYQHFVWLMGRAHFILTDSGGIQEEAPAIGKPLLVLRDVTERPSVLEGGTVLLVGTDTERIVKEASLLLDDDATFQRMSRIHSPYGDGHASERIANRLCIWLKHRSAASKTA encoded by the coding sequence ATGTCTTTCAAAGTCATGATGGTTTTCGGTACTCGCCCGGAGGCCATCAAGATGGCCCCACTGGCCCGAGTGCTGCGTCAGTGGCCTGGGGTCGATCTGAACATCTGCTCCACCGGCCAACACCGGGAAATGCTCAAGCAAGTGCTGGATTCCTTCGAGCTGGCGGTCGACCAGGACCTGCAAGTGATGACCCAGGGCCAGACGCTCAACGGCCTGTCACAACAATTGTTGATTCACCTCGACCAAGCCTACGAGCGCATAAAACCCGACATTGTACTGGTCCACGGCGATACCACGACCAGCTTCATCGCCGCCCTCGCCGCGTTCAATCGCCATCTTCCCATCGGCCATGTCGAGGCGGGCCTGCGCACCGGCAATCTGCGCTCGCCCTGGCCGGAAGAAGCCAACCGGCGTCTGACCGGCGTCATCGCCGACCTGCATTTCACCCCGACCACCAAGGGCGAAGCGAACCTGCTGCGCGAAGGCGTGCCCAACGCCGATATCGAAGTCACAGGCAACACGGTGATCGACGCGTTGCTGTGGATGCGCACCCATCAACAGGACATTCACTGGCACCCGGCTGCCGATTCACCGCTGGCCGTGCTCGACGACACTCGGCGGATGGTGCTGATCACCGGCCATCGCCGGGAAAGTTTCGGCGGCGGTTTCCGTAATATCTGCCTGGCCCTCGCCGACCTCGCCCACCGTTACCCCAACGTGCAATTCGTCTACCCGGTGCACCTCAATCCGCAGGTGCAAAACGCGGTGTATAGCGTGCTGGCGGACACTTCCAACATCTATCTGGTAGCGCCGCAGGATTACCAGCATTTCGTCTGGCTGATGGGCCGCGCGCATTTCATCCTCACAGATTCCGGCGGTATTCAGGAGGAAGCCCCGGCCATCGGCAAACCGTTGCTGGTACTGCGCGATGTCACCGAACGCCCGTCAGTGCTGGAAGGCGGAACCGTGCTGTTGGTGGGCACCGATACCGAGCGCATCGTCAAGGAGGCCAGCCTGTTGCTCGATGACGACGCCACCTTCCAACGCATGAGCCGCATCCACAGTCCCTACGGTGATGGCCACGCCAGCGAACGAATCGCCAACCGCCTCTGCATCTGGCTGAAACACCGCTCGGCAGCGAGCAAAACAGCATGA
- a CDS encoding transporter substrate-binding domain-containing protein: MHRRPSLFKACVFLFAASAAAMGVAQAADSKLDSVLARGKLIVGTGSTNAPWHFQGADGKLQGFDIDIGHMIAKGLFNDPAKVEYVVQSSDARIPNLLTDKVDISCQFITVTASRAQQVAFTLPYYREGVGLLLPANSKYKEIEDLKAANDSVTVAVLQNVYAEELVHQALPKAKVDQYDSVDLMYQAVNSGRADAAATDQSSVKYLMVQNPGRYRSPAYAWSPQTYACAVKRGDQDWLNFVNTTLHEAMTGVEFPTYAASFKQWFGVDLPTPAIGFPVEFK; this comes from the coding sequence ATGCATCGCCGACCTTCCTTGTTCAAAGCGTGTGTTTTTCTTTTTGCGGCTTCGGCTGCTGCCATGGGTGTGGCCCAGGCGGCGGACAGCAAGCTCGATAGCGTGCTGGCCCGCGGGAAACTGATCGTGGGTACGGGCAGTACCAACGCGCCGTGGCATTTCCAGGGAGCGGATGGCAAGTTGCAGGGTTTTGATATCGATATCGGGCACATGATTGCCAAGGGTCTGTTCAACGACCCGGCGAAGGTCGAATACGTGGTGCAGTCGTCCGATGCACGGATTCCCAATCTGTTGACTGACAAAGTCGATATCAGCTGTCAGTTCATCACCGTCACCGCCAGCCGTGCCCAGCAAGTGGCGTTCACGCTGCCGTACTACCGCGAAGGCGTCGGCCTGCTGTTGCCGGCGAACAGCAAGTACAAGGAAATCGAAGACCTGAAGGCTGCCAATGACAGCGTGACCGTGGCGGTGCTGCAGAACGTATACGCTGAAGAGCTGGTGCATCAGGCACTGCCCAAAGCCAAGGTCGATCAGTACGACAGCGTGGACCTGATGTATCAGGCCGTGAACTCCGGCCGTGCCGACGCGGCGGCCACCGATCAGTCGTCGGTGAAATACCTGATGGTGCAGAACCCCGGCCGCTATCGCAGCCCGGCCTATGCCTGGAGCCCGCAAACCTACGCCTGTGCCGTCAAGCGCGGCGATCAGGACTGGCTGAACTTCGTCAACACCACCCTGCATGAAGCCATGACCGGCGTTGAGTTCCCGACTTACGCGGCGTCCTTCAAACAGTGGTTCGGCGTTGATCTGCCGACTCCAGCCATCGGTTTCCCCGTCGAATTCAAATGA
- a CDS encoding IclR family transcriptional regulator: protein MTEDTIKRRARGLDRAFDILDFLKEIGQPLRPNEIASGIGSPKSTVYELVASLLERRILEPVGKDGHVYLGRQLYFLGQAHLRHFDLTREADHALQEIVSQTRETAQMCLLNGRKYTVALMKEGERHFRISSDIGENAPIPWTASGRLLLAHLSDQAIIDLIDHDDFILPNGERLPLEQFLGEIRQAGIDGFFSFDSVADTFTHCFAAPVKDPNGIAIATLCIVAPRADAKNNYNDYRRVLIDSANSLARRINE, encoded by the coding sequence ATGACCGAAGACACCATCAAGCGCCGGGCTCGCGGTCTGGACCGGGCGTTCGATATCCTCGATTTCCTCAAGGAGATCGGCCAGCCCCTGCGTCCGAATGAAATCGCCAGCGGCATCGGCAGCCCCAAATCCACGGTCTACGAACTGGTGGCCTCGCTGTTGGAACGGCGGATTCTCGAACCCGTGGGCAAGGACGGTCACGTCTACCTCGGCCGTCAGCTGTACTTCCTCGGCCAGGCGCACTTGCGCCATTTCGACTTGACCCGCGAGGCCGATCACGCCTTGCAGGAGATCGTCAGCCAGACCCGCGAAACCGCGCAGATGTGCCTGCTCAACGGGCGTAAATACACCGTGGCCCTGATGAAAGAGGGTGAGCGGCATTTCCGCATTTCCTCGGACATCGGCGAGAACGCGCCGATTCCCTGGACCGCCTCCGGACGCCTGCTGCTGGCGCACCTGAGCGACCAGGCAATCATCGACCTGATCGACCACGATGACTTCATCCTGCCCAACGGCGAACGCCTGCCGCTGGAGCAGTTTCTCGGTGAAATCCGTCAGGCCGGTATCGACGGGTTCTTCTCCTTCGATAGCGTCGCCGACACCTTCACCCATTGCTTCGCCGCTCCGGTCAAAGATCCGAACGGCATTGCCATTGCGACCCTGTGCATCGTCGCTCCACGGGCCGATGCCAAGAACAATTACAACGACTATCGCCGGGTGCTGATCGACAGCGCCAACAGCCTCGCCCGGCGCATCAACGAATAA
- a CDS encoding amino acid ABC transporter permease codes for MYESPSWLHELWVAREVLWQGFLTSVQVSALAILLGTMLGIVAGLVLTYGKFWMRAPFRFYVDIIRGTPVFVLVLACFYMAPALGWQISAFQAGALGLTLFCGSHVAEIVRGALQALPSGQMEASKAIGLTFFQSLGYVLLPQALRQILPTWVNSSTEIVKASTLLSVIGVAELLLSTQQIIARTFMTLEFYLFAGFLFFVINYAIELLGRHIEKRVALP; via the coding sequence ATGTACGAATCACCCAGTTGGTTGCATGAGTTATGGGTTGCCCGCGAAGTGTTGTGGCAAGGCTTTCTGACCAGTGTGCAGGTGTCGGCCCTGGCGATTTTGCTGGGCACGATGCTCGGCATTGTTGCCGGTCTGGTGCTGACCTACGGCAAGTTCTGGATGCGCGCGCCGTTCCGTTTTTACGTGGACATTATTCGTGGCACGCCGGTGTTTGTGCTGGTGCTGGCCTGCTTCTATATGGCGCCGGCGCTGGGCTGGCAGATCAGCGCGTTTCAGGCCGGTGCCCTGGGGCTGACGCTGTTTTGCGGTTCCCACGTCGCCGAGATTGTGCGCGGTGCGCTGCAAGCGTTGCCGAGCGGACAGATGGAAGCGAGCAAGGCGATTGGCCTGACTTTTTTTCAATCCCTTGGCTACGTGTTGTTGCCCCAGGCGTTGCGACAGATCCTGCCGACCTGGGTCAACTCGTCCACCGAGATCGTCAAGGCCTCGACGCTGTTGTCGGTGATCGGCGTCGCCGAGTTGCTGCTCAGCACCCAGCAGATCATCGCCCGGACGTTCATGACCCTCGAGTTTTACCTGTTCGCCGGATTTCTGTTTTTCGTCATCAACTACGCCATCGAATTACTCGGCCGGCACATTGAAAAGCGGGTGGCCTTGCCATGA
- a CDS encoding amino acid deaminase has product MSTAQNTAVVEKGFAQTGANLVRDVSLPALVLHREALEHNIRWMQTFVSNSGAELAPHGKTSMTPALFRRQLDAGAWGITLASATQTRAAYAHGVRRVLMANQLVGTPNMALIADLLADPTFDFHCMVDHPDNVADLGAYFASRGVRLNVMIEYGVVGGRCGCRTEEEVLALAKAINAQPALALTGIEGYEGVIHGDHAVTGIREFAASLVRLAVQLQDSGAFAIAKPIITASGSAWYDLIAESFEAQNASGRFLSVLRPGSYVAHDHGIYKEAQCCVLDRRSDLHEGLRPALEVWAHVQSLPEPGFAVIALGKRDVAYDAGLPVPLLRYKAGVVPATGDDVSACKVTAVMDQHAFMTVAPGVELRVGDIISFGTSHPCLTFDKWRTGCLVDEQLNVIETMETCF; this is encoded by the coding sequence ATGTCTACTGCCCAAAATACTGCCGTCGTGGAAAAGGGCTTTGCCCAGACCGGTGCCAACCTGGTGCGAGACGTCAGCCTGCCGGCGCTGGTGCTGCACCGCGAAGCGCTGGAGCACAATATTCGCTGGATGCAGACGTTCGTCAGCAACAGCGGCGCCGAACTCGCGCCCCACGGCAAAACCAGCATGACCCCGGCGCTGTTTCGCCGCCAACTGGACGCCGGTGCCTGGGGCATCACCCTGGCCAGTGCCACGCAAACCCGCGCGGCGTATGCCCACGGCGTGCGTCGGGTGCTGATGGCCAACCAACTGGTCGGCACGCCGAACATGGCGCTGATCGCTGATTTGCTGGCGGACCCGACGTTCGACTTCCACTGCATGGTCGATCACCCGGACAACGTCGCGGACCTCGGTGCTTATTTCGCTTCGCGGGGTGTACGCCTGAACGTGATGATCGAGTACGGCGTGGTCGGCGGTCGTTGCGGTTGCCGCACGGAAGAGGAAGTGCTCGCGTTGGCCAAGGCCATCAACGCCCAACCGGCATTGGCGCTGACGGGCATTGAAGGCTACGAAGGCGTGATTCATGGTGATCATGCCGTCACCGGTATCCGTGAATTTGCGGCGTCGTTGGTGCGTCTGGCGGTGCAGTTGCAGGACAGCGGCGCGTTCGCCATTGCCAAGCCGATCATCACGGCGTCGGGCTCGGCCTGGTACGACCTGATCGCCGAGTCTTTCGAAGCGCAGAACGCCAGCGGACGTTTCCTCAGCGTGTTGCGCCCCGGCAGCTACGTGGCGCACGACCATGGCATCTATAAAGAAGCGCAATGCTGCGTGCTCGACCGCCGCAGCGATTTGCACGAAGGCCTGCGTCCGGCACTGGAAGTCTGGGCTCACGTGCAATCGTTGCCGGAGCCTGGGTTCGCAGTGATCGCGCTGGGCAAACGCGATGTGGCCTATGACGCCGGTCTGCCGGTGCCGCTGCTGCGTTACAAGGCCGGTGTGGTGCCGGCGACGGGCGACGACGTCAGCGCCTGCAAGGTGACGGCGGTGATGGACCAGCATGCGTTCATGACGGTGGCGCCGGGTGTTGAGTTGCGGGTGGGCGATATCATTTCGTTCGGGACTTCGCACCCGTGCCTGACGTTCGACAAGTGGCGTACGGGGTGTCTGGTGGATGAGCAATTGAATGTTATCGAGACCATGGAAACCTGTTTCTAA
- a CDS encoding peptidylprolyl isomerase translates to MKAQARHILVKTSEEAEQLKQRIAKGEAFDVLAKKYSTCPSGKRGGDLGEVRPGQMVGVIDAVIFKKPLRVVHGPIKSKFGYHLVQVFYRD, encoded by the coding sequence ATGAAAGCTCAAGCCCGCCATATTCTGGTGAAAACCTCGGAAGAAGCCGAGCAGCTCAAACAACGCATCGCCAAGGGCGAAGCCTTCGATGTGCTGGCCAAGAAATACTCCACCTGCCCGTCCGGCAAGCGCGGCGGTGATCTGGGTGAAGTGCGGCCGGGGCAGATGGTCGGGGTGATTGACGCGGTGATCTTCAAGAAACCGCTGCGAGTGGTGCATGGGCCGATCAAGAGCAAGTTCGGGTATCACCTGGTGCAGGTGTTTTACCGGGATTGA
- a CDS encoding sugar kinase — MNTINTLGPNTPRIALIGECMIELQQRADGSLQQSFGGDTLNTAVYLSRELGEGGAVDYVTALGDDSFSDAMCQSWADENIGLGMVQRLPGRLPGLYCIQTDAAGERRFLYWRNEAAVRDCFTTPAAGPILAALPDYDVLYFSGITLAVLGAQGRAKLLETLIEARQRDARIVFDNNYRPRLWASIEEARAAYRSVLPYVDLALLTVDDEQALFHFSDCEAVFAAYAQMGTPEVVLKRGAEACLIRCDGESFEVPAQKVERVVDTTAAGDSFSAAYLASRLKGGSPVEAAEAGHRLASRVIQVPGALIPKD; from the coding sequence ATGAACACCATCAACACCCTCGGCCCCAACACCCCGCGCATCGCCCTGATCGGCGAATGCATGATCGAGCTGCAGCAACGCGCCGACGGCAGTCTGCAACAGAGCTTCGGCGGCGATACCTTGAACACCGCGGTCTACCTGTCCCGCGAACTGGGCGAAGGCGGCGCGGTGGATTACGTCACTGCCCTGGGCGATGACAGTTTCAGCGACGCCATGTGCCAGAGCTGGGCCGACGAAAACATCGGTCTGGGCATGGTTCAGCGCTTGCCCGGCCGTTTGCCCGGCTTGTATTGCATCCAGACCGACGCCGCCGGTGAGCGACGTTTTCTCTATTGGCGCAACGAAGCCGCGGTCCGCGATTGCTTTACCACCCCGGCGGCGGGCCCCATTCTGGCGGCGTTGCCGGATTACGATGTGCTGTATTTCAGCGGCATCACCCTGGCGGTGCTCGGCGCGCAAGGTCGGGCGAAACTGCTGGAAACCCTGATCGAAGCCCGGCAGCGGGATGCGCGGATCGTCTTCGACAACAACTACCGGCCACGCCTGTGGGCGTCGATCGAGGAGGCTCGGGCGGCGTATCGCAGCGTGTTGCCGTATGTCGACCTGGCGTTGCTGACGGTGGATGACGAGCAGGCGCTGTTCCATTTTTCCGATTGCGAGGCGGTGTTTGCCGCTTACGCGCAGATGGGGACGCCGGAAGTGGTGCTCAAGCGCGGCGCCGAGGCGTGTCTGATTCGTTGTGACGGCGAGTCGTTTGAGGTGCCGGCGCAGAAAGTTGAGCGCGTGGTGGATACCACGGCGGCGGGAGACTCGTTCAGTGCGGCGTACCTGGCCAGTCGGCTCAAGGGCGGCAGTCCGGTGGAAGCGGCCGAGGCGGGGCATCGGTTGGCGAGTCGAGTGATTCAGGTGCCGGGGGCGTTGATTCCGAAAGACTGA
- a CDS encoding PAS domain-containing hybrid sensor histidine kinase/response regulator, with amino-acid sequence MNATPTGSDAQALIARLDWTRTPLGSASAWPQSLRTAVDIVIHSPMPMLLLWGPELTQIYNDGFARLAGSKHPHAFGQPTHQIWPELKDFTDPIYSAVLQGQVRTYSEQRFTLQRDKDESDFWLDLTYSPIRDESAEVAGILVTAIETNKRRRIALELEQRSAASLKAQRETEERLQLALAATDAVGTWDWDISEDRFIADAHFAQWHGIDPLLASQLPISAYLEAVHPEDRAMVTRGIKHCITHGTEYAEEYRLLQPDGQLRWVFARGRCYKDHHGRPIRFLGAALDLTERKHTEQALRQSQTELQLIINAMPILISYVDSEERFRLNNAAYLDWYGLTPQELYGRTIREVLGDEAYALRAEYIAEALAGRTCCFSISTPHRDGSTRQALMNYLPRHGPDGAVNGFYIFVIDETERKQTEEALRNLNETLEERVAARTQQLAEANQRLQNEMFERERAEDALRHAQKMEAVGQLTGGIAHDFNNMLTGIIGSLDLMQRYIADGRTAEIGRFTEAAVSSANRAAALTHRLLAFSRRQSLDRKTLNANELIHSLEDLLSRTKGDHIALKLQLADEVWPVSTDVSQLENALLNLVINARDAMPDGGELLIETANVYLDSSDINTLETVKPGDYVMIAVSDNGTGMTPSVLAKAFDPFFTTKPIGQGTGLGLSMIYGFAQQSGGHVKLDSLPGQGTCVRLYLPRLHFPEPENTLLPFSGEAPAAIAGETVMLVEDDPAVRMLVLDLLNELGYHAHEAEDAKTALPLLESDVRVDLLVTDVGLPGMNGRQLAEIARQHRPELKVLFMTGYAEKAAERQGFLEEGMDMVAKPFSIDLLANKIRTMIGQPE; translated from the coding sequence ATGAACGCAACACCCACCGGCAGCGATGCCCAGGCCCTGATAGCCAGACTGGACTGGACGCGCACCCCGCTCGGCAGCGCCAGTGCCTGGCCGCAGAGCCTGCGCACGGCGGTGGACATCGTGATTCACTCGCCGATGCCGATGCTGTTGCTGTGGGGTCCGGAACTCACGCAGATCTACAACGACGGCTTCGCCCGGCTGGCCGGCAGCAAGCATCCGCACGCTTTCGGACAACCGACACACCAGATATGGCCAGAACTCAAAGACTTTACCGACCCGATTTACAGCGCCGTCCTACAGGGCCAGGTGCGAACCTACAGCGAACAGCGCTTCACCCTGCAACGCGACAAGGACGAATCCGACTTCTGGCTGGATTTGACCTACAGTCCGATCCGCGATGAAAGCGCCGAGGTCGCCGGGATTCTGGTCACCGCCATCGAAACCAACAAACGCCGGCGCATCGCCCTCGAACTTGAACAGCGCTCCGCCGCCAGCCTGAAGGCTCAGCGCGAAACCGAGGAACGCCTGCAATTGGCGCTGGCCGCCACCGACGCTGTCGGCACCTGGGACTGGGACATCAGCGAAGACCGCTTCATCGCCGACGCGCACTTCGCCCAATGGCACGGCATCGATCCGCTCCTCGCCAGCCAGTTGCCCATCAGTGCTTATCTCGAAGCCGTGCATCCGGAAGACCGCGCGATGGTCACCCGCGGCATCAAGCATTGCATCACCCACGGCACCGAATACGCCGAGGAATATCGCCTGCTGCAACCCGACGGCCAGCTGCGCTGGGTGTTTGCCCGGGGCCGTTGCTACAAGGATCACCATGGCCGGCCCATTCGCTTCCTCGGCGCCGCCCTGGACCTGACCGAACGCAAACACACCGAGCAGGCCTTGCGCCAGAGCCAGACCGAGCTGCAACTGATCATCAACGCCATGCCGATCCTGATCAGTTACGTCGACAGCGAGGAACGCTTTCGCCTGAACAACGCCGCGTACCTGGATTGGTACGGCCTGACACCCCAGGAACTTTACGGTCGGACCATTCGTGAGGTGCTGGGTGACGAAGCCTACGCCTTGCGCGCCGAATACATCGCCGAAGCACTGGCGGGCAGAACCTGCTGTTTCAGCATCAGCACGCCGCATCGTGACGGCAGCACCCGTCAGGCCTTGATGAATTACCTGCCCCGTCATGGACCGGATGGCGCGGTGAACGGTTTCTACATCTTCGTGATCGACGAAACCGAGCGCAAACAGACCGAAGAAGCCTTGCGCAACCTCAACGAAACCCTTGAAGAACGCGTTGCCGCCCGCACCCAGCAATTGGCCGAAGCGAACCAGCGCCTGCAAAACGAGATGTTCGAGCGCGAGCGCGCTGAAGATGCCTTGCGCCATGCGCAAAAAATGGAAGCGGTCGGCCAGCTCACCGGCGGCATCGCCCATGACTTCAACAACATGCTTACCGGGATTATCGGCAGCCTCGACCTGATGCAGCGCTACATCGCTGACGGGCGCACCGCCGAAATCGGCCGATTCACCGAGGCGGCCGTGTCGTCGGCCAACCGCGCGGCCGCCCTGACTCATCGCCTGCTGGCATTCTCCCGGCGCCAGTCGCTGGATCGCAAGACGCTGAATGCCAACGAGCTGATACATTCCCTGGAAGACCTGCTCAGCCGCACCAAAGGCGATCACATCGCGCTGAAGCTGCAACTGGCCGATGAGGTCTGGCCGGTCAGCACCGACGTCAGCCAACTGGAAAACGCGTTGCTCAACCTCGTGATCAACGCCCGCGACGCCATGCCCGATGGCGGCGAGTTGCTGATTGAAACGGCCAATGTTTACCTCGACAGCAGCGACATCAACACTCTGGAAACAGTCAAGCCGGGGGACTACGTGATGATTGCCGTCAGCGATAACGGCACCGGCATGACCCCGTCGGTGTTGGCCAAGGCATTCGATCCATTCTTCACCACCAAACCCATCGGCCAGGGCACAGGGCTTGGTTTGTCGATGATCTATGGTTTTGCCCAGCAGTCAGGCGGTCACGTCAAACTCGACAGCCTTCCTGGCCAAGGCACCTGCGTTCGCCTTTACCTGCCGCGCCTGCATTTCCCGGAACCGGAGAACACGCTGCTGCCCTTCAGCGGCGAGGCGCCAGCGGCGATTGCCGGTGAAACCGTGATGTTGGTGGAGGATGATCCGGCCGTGCGCATGCTGGTCCTCGACTTGCTGAACGAGCTGGGTTATCACGCCCATGAAGCCGAAGATGCGAAGACCGCCCTGCCCTTGCTGGAGTCCGACGTGCGCGTTGATCTACTCGTGACCGATGTCGGGTTGCCGGGCATGAACGGTCGGCAACTGGCAGAAATCGCGCGTCAGCATCGGCCGGAACTCAAGGTGCTGTTCATGACCGGGTACGCGGAGAAAGCCGCCGAACGCCAGGGTTTCCTCGAGGAAGGCATGGACATGGTGGCCAAACCGTTTTCCATTGATCTGCTGGCCAACAAGATTCGCACGATGATCGGCCAACCCGAGTGA
- a CDS encoding amino acid ABC transporter permease, which translates to MNYQLNFAAVWRDFDTLLAGLGLGLELALVSIAIGCVIGLLMAFALLSKHRALRVLASVYVTVIRNTPILVLILLIYFALPSLGIRLDKIPSFIITLSLYAGAYLTEVFRGGLLSIPKGQREAGLAIGLGEWQVKAYVTVPVMLRNVLPALSNNFISLFKDTSLAAAIAVPELTYYARKINVESYRVIETWMVTTALYVAACYLIAMMLRYLEQRLAIRR; encoded by the coding sequence ATGAACTATCAGTTGAACTTTGCCGCCGTGTGGCGCGATTTCGACACCTTGCTGGCGGGGCTCGGTCTGGGCCTTGAGCTGGCGCTGGTGTCGATCGCCATCGGCTGCGTGATCGGCCTGCTGATGGCGTTTGCCTTGCTGTCAAAGCATCGCGCGTTGCGGGTGCTGGCGTCGGTGTATGTGACGGTGATCCGTAATACGCCGATTCTGGTGTTGATTCTGTTGATTTACTTCGCCTTGCCGAGCCTCGGCATTCGTCTGGACAAGATCCCGTCGTTCATCATCACCCTGTCGCTGTACGCCGGGGCGTACCTGACCGAAGTGTTCCGTGGCGGTCTGTTGAGCATTCCCAAGGGGCAGCGCGAAGCGGGGTTGGCGATCGGTCTGGGCGAGTGGCAGGTCAAGGCCTACGTCACCGTCCCGGTGATGCTGCGCAATGTGTTGCCGGCGCTGTCGAACAACTTCATTTCGCTGTTCAAGGACACCTCGCTGGCGGCGGCGATTGCGGTGCCGGAGCTGACCTATTACGCGCGCAAGATCAATGTCGAGAGCTACCGGGTGATTGAAACCTGGATGGTCACTACAGCGCTCTATGTTGCGGCCTGTTACCTCATTGCCATGATGCTGCGTTACCTCGAGCAGCGTCTGGCGATCCGCCGATAG
- a CDS encoding amino acid ABC transporter ATP-binding protein: protein MTQPQVSNAQNGQPLLDIRGLHKKYGQLEVLKGVDLTMQRGNVVTLIGSSGSGKTTLLRCVNMLEEFQGGQIMLDGESIGYDETNGKRVRHPEKVIARHRAMTGMAFQQFNLFPHLTALQNVTLGLLKVKKLHKDEAVALAEKWLERVGLLERRDHYPGQLSGGQQQRVAIARAIAMNPSLMLFDEVTSALDPELVGEVLSVIKGLAEDGMTMLLVTHEMRFAFEVSDKIVFMNQGRIEEQGPPKELFERPQSPRLAEFLKNTRF, encoded by the coding sequence ATGACTCAACCTCAAGTTTCGAACGCTCAAAACGGTCAGCCCCTGCTGGACATCCGCGGGCTGCACAAAAAATATGGCCAGCTCGAAGTGCTCAAGGGCGTCGACCTGACAATGCAGCGCGGCAACGTGGTCACGCTGATCGGTTCCAGCGGTTCGGGCAAGACCACGTTGCTGCGCTGCGTGAACATGCTCGAAGAATTCCAGGGCGGGCAGATCATGCTCGATGGCGAGTCCATCGGTTATGACGAGACCAACGGCAAGCGTGTACGGCACCCGGAAAAAGTCATCGCTCGTCATCGGGCCATGACCGGCATGGCGTTCCAGCAGTTCAATCTGTTCCCGCACCTGACCGCGTTGCAGAACGTCACCCTCGGTCTGCTCAAGGTCAAGAAGCTGCACAAGGACGAGGCCGTGGCCCTGGCCGAAAAGTGGCTGGAACGGGTCGGCCTGCTGGAGCGACGTGATCACTATCCCGGTCAGTTGTCCGGCGGCCAGCAACAGCGCGTGGCGATTGCCCGGGCGATCGCGATGAACCCGAGCCTGATGCTGTTCGACGAAGTCACCTCGGCCCTCGACCCGGAACTGGTGGGCGAAGTGTTGAGCGTGATCAAGGGCCTGGCCGAAGACGGCATGACCATGCTGTTGGTGACCCACGAAATGCGCTTCGCGTTCGAGGTCTCGGACAAGATCGTTTTCATGAATCAGGGGCGGATCGAAGAGCAGGGGCCACCCAAGGAGCTGTTCGAGCGCCCGCAATCACCGCGTCTGGCTGAATTTCTCAAGAACACGCGGTTCTGA